In Vibrio echinoideorum, the following proteins share a genomic window:
- a CDS encoding sulfate ABC transporter permease, whose translation MKKIITSVLCASIASPAFAIIELTDNLSLSGFGSTSWAKSDNDNPLIINRGFTDENCYDCDTTFGVQLDYYYNSFRASVQVVKPPQFEWSDPQLEWAYVGYEFNDFDVSVGRLRLPLFLASEYYYVGQAYMTARPPTEVYNSVLGITAFNGIKVSWTHDVSDEATLLLSPFFGIKDNNEVDFNSTTELEFETNRMFGANLQLSGEDYRWNLSFLDSNFDQTVKIKNIGSLPTDDNQHIQLWSLGAEYEFGQAVLSSEGQISDFSSSMYASLGYRLSSFTPYVVYGAEFDSHEHLTGNSYLIGVDYDVLPNVSINGEVQYFEARKTNGAFVEDFYPRSAFEDKDAVLYTIMLSFVF comes from the coding sequence ATGAAAAAAATAATCACGTCAGTGCTATGTGCTTCAATTGCCTCTCCGGCCTTTGCCATTATTGAACTTACCGATAATTTGTCATTAAGCGGATTTGGCTCTACGTCTTGGGCAAAATCAGATAACGACAACCCTTTAATCATTAACCGCGGTTTTACTGATGAAAACTGTTATGACTGTGATACCACGTTTGGCGTTCAGTTAGATTACTACTACAACTCGTTCAGAGCCTCAGTACAAGTTGTAAAACCACCACAGTTTGAATGGAGTGACCCACAGTTAGAATGGGCTTACGTCGGCTATGAGTTTAATGACTTCGATGTCAGTGTAGGGCGATTAAGACTTCCACTCTTCCTTGCATCTGAGTATTACTATGTGGGTCAAGCCTACATGACAGCTAGACCGCCTACAGAGGTCTATAACAGCGTGCTTGGCATCACGGCTTTCAATGGTATCAAAGTGAGCTGGACTCATGATGTAAGCGATGAAGCGACCCTATTACTCTCCCCATTCTTCGGTATAAAAGACAATAATGAAGTTGATTTCAATTCGACAACCGAGCTTGAGTTTGAAACCAATCGAATGTTCGGAGCGAACCTACAGCTTAGTGGTGAAGATTACCGTTGGAACTTATCTTTCCTAGATTCAAATTTTGATCAAACGGTTAAAATCAAAAACATTGGCTCTCTTCCAACAGATGACAATCAGCATATCCAACTTTGGTCTTTGGGTGCAGAATATGAATTTGGTCAAGCTGTGCTTTCAAGTGAGGGGCAAATTAGCGACTTCTCATCATCGATGTATGCAAGTTTGGGCTATAGATTAAGTTCATTCACTCCCTATGTAGTTTACGGAGCAGAGTTTGATTCACACGAACACCTAACAGGAAACAGCTACCTAATTGGTGTGGATTACGATGTGTTACCAAACGTCTCTATCAATGGTGAAGTACAATATTTTGAAGCTCGTAAAACAAACGGTGCCTTTGTAGAAGATTTCTATCCACGGAGTGCCTTTGAGGATAAAGATGCCGTCCTTTACACCATCATGCTAAGTTTCGTTTTCTAA
- a CDS encoding anaerobic sulfatase maturase → MHITQGPQYNGKASKRLHVMAKPIGAACNIDCKYCYYLSKQDLLEYKKGSSPRMDDETLETYIRQYIEGQNTPEIIFSWQGGEPTMLGLAYFEKVVELQKKYQPQGVLISNDLQTNGTLLNDDWGQFLAKNNFLIGLSIDGPEMLHNAYRTNRAGRGTFKQVMAAVELLHKYQVKFATLTCVNNLTSQNALEVYRFLRDEVKSPQMQFIPIVEQKTFRTVAPQTSQVSEQLKQGDKRLIPGHKDSIMESWCVSDLAWGNFLISVFDEWSKNDIGKVFVQYFEASLETWIGRPNPLCTLNEICGKGLAMEPNGDVFSCDHYVYPEYKIGNIHHEKLEDLAYSAPQQKFGFAKSRTLTSQCQQCDYKFACHGECPKNRFIKTRAGEPGLNYLCAGWHKFFAHVDQSMAYIARAMGHPVAHGKFSDSIVMARRAQQVQQATFETKF, encoded by the coding sequence ATGCACATTACTCAAGGTCCACAATATAACGGTAAAGCGTCTAAGCGCTTACATGTTATGGCTAAACCGATTGGCGCAGCGTGCAACATTGACTGTAAATATTGTTATTACCTAAGTAAGCAAGATTTGTTGGAGTACAAGAAAGGCAGTTCTCCAAGAATGGATGATGAGACGTTGGAGACTTACATCCGACAATACATCGAAGGACAAAATACCCCTGAAATTATTTTCTCATGGCAGGGCGGTGAACCGACCATGCTGGGTTTAGCGTATTTTGAAAAAGTGGTTGAGCTACAAAAGAAGTATCAACCTCAAGGTGTGTTGATTTCAAATGACCTACAAACCAATGGCACACTTTTAAATGACGATTGGGGGCAATTCTTAGCGAAGAACAACTTCCTGATCGGTTTAAGTATTGATGGCCCAGAAATGCTCCATAACGCCTATCGTACCAACAGAGCAGGGCGTGGCACATTCAAGCAAGTAATGGCGGCAGTCGAACTGCTGCACAAATATCAAGTGAAGTTCGCCACGCTTACCTGTGTGAATAATTTAACCAGCCAAAATGCATTAGAGGTGTATCGCTTTTTACGCGATGAAGTTAAATCACCGCAAATGCAGTTCATTCCTATCGTAGAGCAAAAAACCTTTAGAACGGTTGCGCCTCAAACATCTCAAGTGAGCGAACAATTAAAACAAGGCGACAAGCGTCTGATCCCTGGTCATAAAGATTCCATCATGGAATCGTGGTGTGTGTCAGACTTGGCGTGGGGTAATTTCCTTATTTCTGTGTTTGATGAGTGGTCGAAGAACGACATCGGTAAAGTGTTTGTTCAGTATTTTGAAGCCAGTCTAGAAACATGGATTGGCCGTCCAAATCCTCTTTGTACTTTGAATGAAATATGCGGAAAAGGGTTGGCGATGGAGCCGAACGGCGACGTATTTTCATGTGACCACTATGTATACCCTGAATACAAGATAGGTAACATTCATCATGAGAAGCTTGAGGATCTCGCTTACAGCGCGCCCCAACAGAAATTTGGCTTTGCGAAATCACGCACACTGACTAGCCAATGTCAGCAATGTGACTATAAGTTTGCCTGCCATGGAGAGTGTCCTAAAAATCGCTTTATTAAAACTCGTGCAGGTGAACCGGGCTTGAACTATTTATGTGCCGGTTGGCACAAGTTCTTTGCTCATGTTGATCAGTCGATGGCGTACATCGCTCGAGCGATGGGACATCCCGTTGCTCATGGAAAATTCAGTGACTCAATAGTGATGGCGCGTCGAGCACAACAGGTGCAACAAGCGACGTTTGAGACAAAGTTTTAA
- the ggt gene encoding gamma-glutamyltransferase — protein sequence MRIATLSLSLVSAVGFAAEPNPFPITPDESGEEFMVSATNPYVSSTGYSILKKGGNAIDAMVAMQMTMSVVEPDMTGIGGGTFALFYQQDKDQFLALDGRDEAPSSATPDMFIEDGEALSRNKILGPRSVAIPGTLRLLYSAHQQYGKMPWSELVQPAIDLASKGYAMNSYTYDIVVREQERLIEDPEIKALYWNSDEIKPTGTLMKNPKLADTLANIAQRGDQYLYGGEFGKRIVETVNSRIDSDHAKLSIKDFEQYKMKQRDVIESDYRGNKIVSFGYPASGGVMVAQSLEMLEAYDLASMSTTDVEPWRLMTEAMRIAKADRIAYAGDPDFVEAPVTALLNKAYIDERRKLIPEKGIAKTKPKAGKLSNTEYAQYQGFESQDTGHISIIDKDGNAIAMTSTVGTGMGSGVMVDGVILNAQMANFSTKPTINGKPTQNAIEAGKRPRSAITPLMVMDKNDNLRLVVGSPGSSQIPGYVLKTVVGVLDWDLSAQEAIDLPNIQYGTKIDRTKPYDPTGLLVEKKTYAEMLVPEFIQLGYPVHVIPVVSGLNAIEIKDGKIHGATDRRRASSSMGE from the coding sequence ATGCGAATAGCGACTTTATCTTTAAGTTTGGTTTCAGCGGTCGGTTTCGCGGCCGAGCCAAATCCTTTTCCAATTACGCCAGATGAAAGTGGCGAAGAGTTTATGGTAAGTGCAACTAACCCATACGTGAGTAGTACTGGGTATTCGATACTCAAAAAAGGTGGTAATGCCATTGATGCAATGGTTGCGATGCAGATGACCATGTCGGTCGTAGAACCGGATATGACAGGGATTGGTGGTGGTACTTTTGCGCTGTTTTATCAACAAGACAAAGACCAATTTCTCGCACTCGATGGGCGTGATGAAGCCCCTTCAAGCGCCACACCCGATATGTTCATCGAAGATGGTGAAGCGCTCAGTCGCAACAAGATTTTAGGCCCTCGTTCTGTTGCTATCCCTGGAACACTCCGCTTGCTCTATAGCGCTCATCAACAATACGGAAAAATGCCTTGGTCTGAACTAGTTCAACCCGCCATAGATCTCGCAAGCAAAGGCTATGCGATGAACAGCTACACCTACGACATCGTAGTTCGTGAGCAAGAACGGTTGATTGAAGATCCAGAAATCAAAGCACTCTATTGGAATAGCGACGAGATTAAGCCAACAGGCACTTTAATGAAAAACCCAAAACTTGCCGATACGCTCGCGAACATAGCTCAGCGGGGTGATCAGTATCTCTATGGTGGTGAGTTTGGTAAACGAATCGTTGAGACGGTTAACAGCCGAATCGACTCAGACCACGCCAAGCTTTCTATTAAAGACTTCGAGCAATACAAAATGAAGCAACGTGATGTTATTGAAAGTGACTATCGTGGCAATAAGATTGTGTCATTTGGCTATCCTGCCTCTGGAGGCGTGATGGTTGCTCAAAGCCTTGAAATGTTAGAAGCCTACGACTTGGCAAGTATGTCGACAACGGATGTTGAACCATGGCGACTAATGACAGAAGCAATGAGAATCGCCAAAGCCGACCGAATCGCTTATGCAGGTGACCCGGACTTCGTTGAGGCACCCGTTACTGCCCTACTAAACAAAGCCTACATCGACGAGCGACGTAAACTCATCCCTGAAAAGGGCATAGCTAAAACCAAACCGAAAGCAGGCAAGTTATCCAATACTGAATACGCTCAGTATCAAGGGTTTGAGAGCCAAGACACTGGGCATATTTCCATTATCGACAAAGATGGTAATGCCATTGCAATGACCAGCACAGTCGGCACGGGAATGGGATCCGGAGTAATGGTCGATGGCGTGATTCTCAATGCACAAATGGCGAACTTCTCCACCAAGCCCACAATAAACGGTAAACCCACTCAAAATGCCATCGAAGCAGGTAAGCGTCCTCGCTCAGCGATAACGCCATTAATGGTGATGGATAAAAATGACAACCTGCGGTTAGTGGTTGGTTCACCTGGAAGCTCGCAAATTCCGGGGTATGTGTTAAAAACCGTCGTTGGCGTTCTGGATTGGGACTTATCCGCTCAGGAGGCGATTGATCTTCCAAACATCCAATACGGCACCAAGATCGACCGCACCAAACCTTATGACCCAACAGGTTTATTGGTCGAGAAGAAAACTTACGCTGAAATGTTGGTGCCAGAGTTTATTCAGCTCGGTTATCCAGTACATGTTATTCCTGTGGTCAGCGGCTTGAACGCCATTGAAATCAAAGATGGCAAAATTCATGGAGCAACAGACAGACGTCGTGCATCTAGCTCTATGGGTGAATAA
- a CDS encoding formylglycine-generating enzyme family protein gives MKFFNYKYLAAISSVTMTIFLSGCVSVPTHPIAQKIDQDMVLVEGGTFTMGSNNSDATKAERPARNITVNSFYIAKFEVTQELFESVMGSSLSYFQNPQVPVNNLSWQQANYFVEQLNELTGEEYRLPTEAEWEFAAKGGNKSKGFTYSGSNNLDDVAWYSANSKNSAHPVGLKKPNELGLYDMSGNVGEFVIDAFDDTFYRFGPTDNPNNAKHSDVGLSHKSVRGGSFAYDKNESESYRRDFASQSITMSDMGLRLVKDTD, from the coding sequence ATGAAATTTTTCAATTACAAATATTTAGCAGCGATTAGCAGCGTTACCATGACAATTTTTCTGAGTGGCTGTGTAAGCGTGCCTACACACCCCATCGCCCAAAAAATTGACCAAGATATGGTGCTGGTTGAAGGTGGTACATTCACCATGGGTTCAAACAACTCTGACGCAACCAAAGCCGAGCGACCCGCGCGTAATATAACTGTAAATAGTTTCTACATTGCAAAGTTTGAGGTAACTCAAGAATTGTTCGAATCTGTTATGGGTTCATCTCTCAGTTACTTCCAAAACCCTCAGGTTCCAGTCAATAACCTCAGCTGGCAACAAGCTAACTATTTCGTTGAGCAACTGAACGAATTAACGGGCGAGGAATACCGCCTTCCAACTGAAGCCGAATGGGAATTTGCAGCGAAAGGTGGTAACAAAAGTAAAGGCTTTACTTACAGTGGTTCCAACAACTTAGATGATGTTGCGTGGTACTCAGCAAATTCTAAAAATAGCGCACATCCTGTCGGGCTAAAGAAGCCAAATGAACTAGGCTTATATGACATGAGCGGAAATGTTGGAGAGTTTGTGATTGATGCCTTCGATGACACCTTCTATCGATTCGGTCCAACAGACAATCCTAACAACGCAAAACACAGCGACGTTGGTTTATCACATAAATCAGTTCGCGGTGGCAGCTTTGCGTATGACAAAAATGAATCTGAAAGTTACCGTCGTGACTTCGCAAGCCAATCGATCACTATGTCGGACATGGGCCTGCGCCTAGTGAAAGATACCGACTAG
- a CDS encoding tetratricopeptide repeat protein, whose protein sequence is MMKKSLATAVALLVSTSALISTSAMAANSVQETVDAPVQNINQVLEMTDTQTRIQQLSYMAQDQNQSIENRTGALQELASYPSQNALVAVARGLKDQNPEVREASVIGSAPYQLEHRWALVSPLLQDSDSMVRHTATSNLVRDYNSLDDEQKAQIEQPVAELITFLETQESEKFQLLFADVLRWHNEWEKAETIYVELVQSHGNNAQVWLSYADNFRAQTKDQEAVAVLDRGIEQVPNNAALHYSKSLTLVRLEEKKQAAQEIEVAANLAKDNSYYWYLNGVLQEELDIDKSTKSFEKAYLISGSPEQLYAVCDIYVRYGNEKTDDCLTELGKVAPDYVIEQLKEKRVSSST, encoded by the coding sequence ATGATGAAGAAGAGTTTAGCGACGGCTGTTGCTTTATTGGTTTCAACGTCCGCATTGATATCAACGTCTGCGATGGCAGCGAATAGCGTTCAAGAAACCGTTGATGCACCTGTTCAAAATATCAATCAAGTGCTCGAAATGACGGACACTCAAACGCGTATTCAACAGCTGTCTTACATGGCTCAAGATCAGAATCAGTCCATTGAAAACCGCACTGGCGCGCTGCAGGAGCTAGCATCATACCCAAGCCAGAATGCGCTGGTGGCAGTTGCGCGAGGCTTAAAGGATCAAAACCCTGAAGTTCGTGAAGCGTCGGTTATCGGTTCTGCACCATATCAATTGGAGCACCGTTGGGCGTTGGTTTCTCCTTTGCTACAAGACAGTGATTCAATGGTGCGTCACACAGCGACATCCAATTTAGTTCGTGATTACAATTCGTTAGATGACGAGCAGAAAGCTCAAATAGAACAGCCTGTTGCTGAGCTAATCACATTTTTGGAAACACAAGAATCTGAAAAGTTTCAATTGTTGTTTGCTGATGTTTTACGTTGGCATAACGAATGGGAAAAAGCGGAAACTATTTATGTTGAGCTAGTGCAGTCCCATGGCAACAACGCCCAAGTTTGGTTGAGCTATGCAGATAACTTTAGAGCGCAAACTAAAGATCAAGAAGCAGTTGCGGTGTTAGATCGTGGTATTGAGCAAGTGCCAAACAACGCGGCACTGCATTACTCTAAATCACTGACTTTAGTTCGCTTAGAAGAAAAGAAACAAGCCGCTCAAGAGATCGAGGTCGCCGCTAACCTTGCAAAAGACAACAGCTACTATTGGTATCTCAATGGGGTATTACAAGAAGAGTTGGATATCGATAAATCGACTAAATCGTTCGAGAAAGCGTATTTGATTTCTGGTTCTCCAGAACAACTGTACGCGGTTTGTGATATTTACGTACGTTACGGTAATGAAAAAACTGATGATTGCCTGACAGAGCTAGGTAAAGTCGCACCAGACTATGTTATTGAGCAATTAAAAGAAAAACGAGTGAGCTCAAGCACGTAA
- a CDS encoding response regulator translates to MAITVWNNLSVKHKLFGLVLLPISLLLFLAGRQAFILTTQLTDFERTNQLSAYLQDISVLYRSTSASSPEEFAMQSSQVKAELKNLSPIIFLDASDEMNQLVADFSEATLSTMQATDSYDKLDALEWQSDLYKQLLLEVEKVPFENTKREIQQHLTALQQLEWLMFWSNEEFKLGTSLIEIFQNSQEYDPELAEQIETLSERQQLFLERFVSLNANEHQVSLMVEVFRNDVFAQSQEIRSALLDLNAINQLTPQEISVGLEAMSARLNLLQSLGGVIKQEFQTEVAQAISDAQMERTLFISIVALLATIVMGLTLSLARQVTNNLGLVLNFLKSENDETRPSLEKLIQGKDELSLFAQQVERLTIEREHAKEKLTLAKEDAEKAKDHAIQASKAKSSFLANMSHEIRTPLNGVIGISEILADTPLTPTQRDYVDTIETSSQLLLSLINDILDFSKIESGMLLISPHSASIRESIYDIASIVAPKAKEQKVLVNVDISPDTPARVMIDDHRLRQILMNFMSNAVKFTAEGGVTLSIQTLSNTENNVTIRFAVRDTGIGIDKQQQKQIFEPFAQEDDSTTRQFGGTGLGLAISTQLVELMGGQIQLDSVKGEGSCFYFDLELPVDLMLPKPSIATADIYVLGNENELSRRIECDLNLYGLKVTQQTSDTAAITEQLAAQKHNKPITVVFAEDDAFQASDYSNDLDKLHQNGITICLIRSFLSEPADIGDCVTAQVSQPLLGLRLIKAVELCDTQGLAELSEASQAPLEIQHKILIVEDNKINQKIAGLHVGKSGFEFEFANNGQEAIDKFTANPHYAAILMDCMMPVMDGFEATSNIRRIEQETQATRRIPIIALTASVIDDDIQKCFDVGMDDYVPKPFKFEMLKEKILTAVEAMPLPSGHIPPATSKASTVTPIHNANSAKPTLPEEVDQQTVPTKSERILLVEDNRVNQKVASVILTKAGYAFEIAENGQIAVDMYQNDSSFDIILMDCMMPVMDGFTATKEIRELEKNLGLRKTPIIALTASVIDDDIQKCFDSGMDGYVAKPVRKEKLFHQIESATC, encoded by the coding sequence ATGGCAATTACGGTCTGGAATAACCTTTCAGTCAAACATAAACTCTTTGGCTTAGTTTTACTTCCCATTTCACTACTGCTCTTTCTTGCTGGCAGACAAGCTTTTATCTTGACGACTCAGTTAACCGACTTTGAGCGAACGAATCAGTTATCAGCCTATCTTCAAGATATTTCGGTCCTGTATCGAAGTACATCAGCTTCTAGCCCTGAAGAGTTCGCGATGCAAAGCAGCCAAGTAAAGGCAGAATTAAAAAACCTATCCCCAATCATTTTTTTAGATGCTTCTGATGAGATGAATCAACTTGTTGCTGACTTTAGCGAAGCGACACTTTCTACGATGCAAGCTACCGACAGTTACGATAAATTGGACGCACTTGAATGGCAGAGCGATTTGTACAAACAATTACTGCTAGAGGTTGAAAAAGTCCCATTTGAAAACACCAAGCGGGAAATTCAACAACACCTCACGGCCTTGCAACAACTTGAATGGTTGATGTTTTGGTCGAACGAGGAATTCAAACTCGGTACCTCATTGATTGAGATATTCCAAAACAGCCAAGAGTACGATCCTGAACTTGCAGAGCAAATCGAAACATTGAGCGAAAGACAACAACTGTTTTTAGAACGCTTTGTTTCGTTGAATGCAAACGAACATCAAGTATCTTTAATGGTCGAAGTATTTAGAAATGATGTTTTCGCTCAGAGTCAAGAAATCAGAAGCGCTCTGCTAGACCTCAACGCAATCAACCAACTTACACCACAAGAAATATCTGTTGGCCTAGAAGCGATGAGTGCTCGACTTAACTTGTTGCAAAGCCTTGGAGGGGTAATTAAACAAGAATTCCAAACAGAAGTTGCTCAAGCGATTTCAGATGCCCAAATGGAACGAACACTGTTTATCTCCATCGTCGCCTTACTCGCCACCATTGTTATGGGCTTAACCTTGAGTCTGGCAAGACAAGTGACGAATAATCTTGGACTCGTCCTTAATTTTTTAAAAAGCGAAAACGATGAAACCCGCCCCTCTCTGGAAAAACTGATTCAAGGTAAGGATGAACTCAGTCTTTTTGCTCAACAGGTAGAACGACTAACCATCGAAAGAGAACACGCCAAAGAAAAACTAACCCTAGCAAAAGAAGACGCAGAAAAAGCGAAAGACCACGCCATACAAGCGAGCAAAGCTAAAAGTAGTTTCTTGGCCAACATGTCTCATGAAATTCGAACCCCTCTCAATGGCGTCATTGGTATTTCAGAAATACTGGCTGATACACCACTGACACCAACACAACGAGATTACGTTGATACCATTGAAACCTCATCTCAACTATTACTCAGCTTAATCAACGACATCTTAGACTTTTCTAAGATCGAATCCGGCATGCTGCTTATCAGCCCACATTCAGCATCCATTAGAGAGTCGATATATGACATCGCTTCTATCGTTGCACCAAAAGCAAAAGAGCAGAAAGTTTTGGTTAACGTCGATATCAGTCCAGACACCCCCGCTCGAGTGATGATAGACGATCATCGATTAAGACAGATCTTAATGAACTTTATGTCTAATGCGGTGAAATTTACTGCCGAAGGTGGGGTGACATTATCCATCCAGACTCTCAGCAATACTGAAAACAACGTAACCATTAGATTCGCAGTTAGGGATACCGGTATTGGTATCGATAAACAGCAGCAGAAACAGATATTCGAACCCTTTGCTCAAGAAGATGATTCAACTACACGTCAGTTTGGTGGCACGGGGCTTGGCCTGGCGATTAGTACGCAATTAGTTGAACTGATGGGTGGTCAGATTCAACTCGATTCCGTTAAAGGTGAAGGCAGTTGTTTCTACTTCGATTTAGAGTTACCCGTTGACTTAATGCTACCGAAGCCAAGCATTGCAACTGCCGATATTTACGTACTTGGTAACGAGAACGAGCTATCTAGACGCATAGAATGCGACCTCAATCTTTATGGTCTAAAAGTTACTCAGCAAACAAGTGATACGGCTGCAATAACAGAACAACTCGCTGCACAAAAGCACAATAAACCAATCACTGTTGTTTTCGCTGAAGACGATGCGTTCCAAGCCAGTGACTACTCGAATGACTTGGACAAGCTGCATCAGAATGGAATCACTATTTGTCTAATTCGTTCATTTCTTAGCGAACCAGCCGATATCGGAGACTGTGTTACAGCACAAGTATCGCAGCCCCTACTCGGCTTGCGGTTAATTAAAGCGGTTGAACTTTGTGATACACAAGGTCTAGCTGAATTATCAGAGGCTAGCCAAGCACCTTTAGAGATACAGCATAAAATTCTTATCGTCGAAGACAATAAAATTAACCAGAAGATCGCTGGTCTTCATGTTGGAAAAAGTGGTTTCGAATTTGAGTTTGCTAACAACGGCCAAGAAGCCATAGACAAGTTCACAGCAAACCCTCATTACGCTGCGATCCTGATGGACTGCATGATGCCCGTTATGGATGGTTTTGAAGCAACGAGTAATATTCGACGAATTGAACAAGAAACTCAGGCTACACGCCGTATTCCGATCATTGCCTTAACCGCCAGTGTTATTGATGACGATATTCAGAAATGTTTCGACGTAGGTATGGACGACTACGTACCAAAACCTTTCAAGTTCGAAATGTTAAAAGAGAAAATACTCACCGCAGTAGAAGCAATGCCGCTTCCTAGCGGGCATATCCCTCCAGCTACATCAAAAGCTTCAACCGTAACCCCGATTCACAATGCTAATTCAGCTAAACCAACGTTACCGGAAGAAGTCGATCAACAAACAGTGCCAACGAAATCCGAAAGAATATTGTTAGTCGAAGATAACCGGGTTAATCAAAAAGTGGCATCTGTAATATTAACTAAAGCGGGATATGCATTTGAAATTGCTGAGAACGGGCAAATCGCCGTTGATATGTATCAAAACGACAGTAGCTTCGACATTATTCTCATGGATTGCATGATGCCAGTTATGGACGGTTTCACAGCGACAAAAGAGATAAGAGAGCTCGAGAAAAATCTAGGTTTAAGAAAGACGCCTATTATCGCGTTAACAGCCAGTGTTATCGATGATGATATCCAAAAATGCTTTGATTCGGGTATGGATGGATACGTAGCGAAGCCAGTGCGAAAAGAAAAGCTATTCCACCAAATAGAAAGTGCGACTTGTTAG
- a CDS encoding alkaline phosphatase family protein translates to MQYTKISGLTLAVLCAFPASAADKPDLVLQITVDGLRADLIERYKHNFGEGGFRYLMDDGTYYTNANYQHGNTETIVGHVSLATGAPPSVHGMVGNVWYDRSEERLVYNVEDGNYKMLTSGAGVDKATEIDPTQKTAQGDGRSPAPILSTTFGDELTISNSGKSKVFGVSVKDRGAISLAGHSGKAFWFSKAQSEFVTSNYYYDEYPDWVSRWNEKAIASQYSKQKWELSLPREKYTLQEHNMDHKVKLGSFERTFPHPYGPASYKYYSTTLTVSPAGDEITENFASTLLMQEKLGQGDVTDYLSVSFSSNDYVVHLYGPESLETEDNLIRLDKTIAKLLKTVDNQVGLENTLIVLSADHGVPESSPAANALGFRQAQYFNKDTLLSQGVEQRLKSEFGLGKDAIRLYAQPYIYLNHDVIAKKKVNLAKVQNAIADEIAKVKGVAFAVSSSDIAANRVPDTHVMQLIKNNYHPARSGDVYVVFAPRSYINDMEGLQIASTHGSPWKYDTHVPVIFAGYDVEAQKISRAVTPYDIAPTLSNKLGITQPSGSIGEVLQEITE, encoded by the coding sequence ATGCAATACACCAAAATTTCTGGCTTAACACTTGCCGTGCTTTGTGCATTTCCAGCGTCGGCAGCCGATAAGCCAGACCTAGTCCTACAAATCACGGTAGATGGCCTACGTGCAGACCTTATAGAGCGGTATAAGCACAACTTCGGTGAAGGTGGATTTCGATATCTAATGGACGACGGTACTTACTACACCAATGCAAACTACCAACACGGCAACACAGAGACCATTGTGGGTCATGTATCGCTTGCAACCGGTGCTCCGCCGAGCGTACACGGCATGGTAGGTAATGTTTGGTATGACCGCAGTGAAGAACGTTTGGTTTATAACGTAGAAGATGGCAACTACAAGATGTTAACTTCAGGAGCGGGAGTTGATAAGGCCACCGAGATCGACCCAACGCAGAAGACAGCACAAGGTGATGGCCGCTCCCCAGCACCAATTCTCTCGACCACTTTTGGTGACGAGCTGACTATTTCAAACAGCGGTAAATCTAAAGTATTTGGCGTATCGGTAAAAGATCGCGGCGCAATATCTCTCGCCGGACATAGCGGTAAAGCTTTTTGGTTCTCAAAAGCACAATCTGAGTTTGTAACCAGTAACTATTACTACGATGAATATCCAGATTGGGTATCACGTTGGAATGAAAAAGCTATTGCGAGTCAATATTCCAAGCAAAAGTGGGAACTGTCCTTACCTCGTGAGAAATACACCCTGCAAGAACACAACATGGACCACAAGGTTAAACTAGGCAGTTTCGAACGCACGTTCCCACACCCTTACGGCCCTGCTAGTTACAAGTATTACAGTACAACATTGACCGTAAGCCCTGCTGGAGATGAAATCACTGAAAACTTTGCTAGTACGTTGTTGATGCAAGAGAAGTTAGGCCAAGGTGATGTGACTGATTATCTCTCCGTGAGCTTTTCATCGAATGACTATGTGGTCCACCTTTATGGTCCGGAGAGCTTAGAAACGGAAGACAACTTGATTCGTTTAGACAAAACAATTGCGAAGCTTTTAAAAACTGTCGATAACCAAGTCGGTTTGGAAAATACCTTAATTGTCTTGTCTGCCGACCATGGTGTTCCTGAATCATCACCTGCGGCAAACGCTCTCGGCTTCCGACAAGCACAATACTTCAATAAAGATACCCTTTTATCGCAAGGTGTAGAACAACGCTTGAAGAGTGAGTTTGGTTTAGGTAAAGACGCCATTCGATTGTATGCACAACCTTACATCTATCTGAACCACGACGTGATTGCCAAGAAAAAGGTCAATCTAGCGAAAGTGCAAAATGCCATCGCTGATGAAATTGCGAAAGTGAAAGGTGTTGCATTTGCAGTATCAAGCAGTGATATTGCGGCTAACCGAGTACCTGATACTCATGTGATGCAGCTAATCAAGAATAACTACCACCCTGCTCGCTCTGGTGATGTGTATGTAGTTTTTGCTCCACGTAGCTACATTAACGACATGGAAGGCCTTCAAATTGCCTCTACGCATGGCTCTCCATGGAAATATGACACTCATGTACCGGTAATTTTCGCAGGTTATGATGTTGAAGCTCAAAAGATCTCTCGTGCAGTTACGCCATACGATATAGCACCAACACTTTCGAATAAGCTGGGGATCACCCAGCCAAGTGGTTCAATTGGAGAGGTGTTACAAGAGATCACTGAATAG